ACCTCCAACATTTATCTATATATAATTCGCTTATTTTCTGCAAACGAACTGAATAATAGTTTTATTTTTGTACCATACCAAACGTAGTTTTCTCCGCATAGATAATCCATTATATGATTAGCGTCTAAAAATGCTAATTCCTTTATTCCCTTAAGTTTTAAGATTCAAACCATATGTAGAAAAGACTTTTCTTAACAACGACCTATTATAGCACTAATTCAACATTTCCTCTACCGTACCTTTATAAACCGGTAAATCACAGGAAAAAACCGATAGATCTTTCTCCTACCAGTTTCTCCATATACCACTTACTGCTATACTTCAATCCACTTTTTCTAGTCGTTCATTAAAACGGTATTTTCTTCCGGCCTTCGCTTGAGGTTCCCCGTTTAACACAACGTTATCTCCAGTAAACCCTATATGAATTTTCAACAGGCTTCCACCCACACCATAAATATCGACCGGTACGTGCTGCTCTTCGAATTCTCTGATGCGTTGCTCACTGAAACCACCGCTTACCACAATCTTGACATGTTGAAAACCTTCATTATCCAGTGCTTCACGAAGTGCGAAAACAAGCGGGGCATTTACCCCACGCGGATCAAAGGTTCCCAGTACATCTTGATGGCGGATGAAATGCTGATCAATCATGGTTCTCGATGTATCAACACGGACTCCTTTTAGCTTGTCACCGAATTCTCTAGCCACTTTCAATGCATCTGTAATGACATCGTTGTTGTAGTCTACCAGCACCAACAGGTCATCCTCAGGGAATTTTGCATGGTAAGCTTTAGAAGCTTCTACAACGTCCCCATTAAATAGCTGGATGAGGGCATGTGGCATGGTACCCATTCCTTTTTTCCCCCACCACTCATTCATCGCATGGGTTGCTTGCGCTGTGGAACCTCCAATATGCGCGGCATATCCGTCCCCAGCTTGTTGTGTATAATGATCATCACGATCTCCCATGAAAATGACTGGCTTTTGACCTGCAGCTTTCACTACATTATAAACATTCGTAGACACCGACGTTCTTCTGGCCAGAATGCCATCAATAACTCCTTCTAAGAATCCAAAATTCTGATATGGGCCTGTTATAGTTAAAACCGTTTCAAACGGCGCTATTTTATCCCCATCTTTTAAGGAATAAATCTCCAGTGATTCCGGGTCATCAGCGAAAGTTTTGATCAATGCAATGACTTCATCTGTCCCGCATAAGACCGCATGATTTTTTTGAAAAAATTGCATCGTCACAATGTTATCTGGTTTAAACGCTCTCACGATTTCTCTAGTTTTTAAAAAATATACAGCTGAGAACCATCCTTCTTTTACACGCTCGTCAAATTTGAACGTGCGATTGGTCAGCCTTTTAATTTTCCCTTGCAGCTTCAACTCAATTTCTTTCATCCTCTTAAAAGCTCCTTAAGACCCTGTTTTCGGGTTACTGTCTTGCCGGATATGCCGACTCCTATTGTTTACTAGTATTAATAATAATAGAAGATTGTATCCATTTACAACAACTTCAGTCTTGGAGCATTAATAGTCAGAATCTTGCATACTTACAAGCTCCTCTTCTGAAACAAGTACATCTCTTGGTTTACTACCCTTTGGACCGGATATAACACCATGGTCCTCCATCATTTCCATTAAGCGGGCAGCTCGGTTATAACCGATACGGAATCTTCTTTGCAAACTGGAGGTGGATGCCCCATTTTGATCAATTACATATTGGCATGCTTCTAAAAAGAGCTCATCTTCATCTTGTATGGTGCTCTCTTTTAGCAATTCACTCTGCTCAAACAAATAATTAGGTTTTTGCTCTTTTCGAACATGGTTAACCGCTCTCTCTATTTCTTCATCTGATACAAAGTTTCCTTGCACCCTGATAGGTTTTGGAGCACCATTTTCAAGTAACAGCATGTCACCACGCCCGAGAAGGCGCTCAGCCCCACCGATATCAATGATTGTTCTGGAATCGACTTGGGATGAAACAGAGAATGCAATCCGTGTAGGAATATTTGCCTTAATCAGTCCTGTAATAACATCAACGGACGGACGCTGTGTGGCAATCAGCAAATGCATCCCGCAGGCACGTGCTTTTTGAGCAATACGACAAATGGCCTCCTCTACATCACTAGGAGCAACCATCATCAGGTCAGCCAATTCATCAATGATGATGACCATATATGGCAAGGTTTCTTGGTTATGCTTTTTTGCCGTTTCATTGTACTTTCCAATATCTCTAACACCTGCATGAACAAACAACTCATAACGGCGTTCCATCTCTTCCACTGCCCATTTCAACGCAGCGGTTGCTGCCTTTACATCTGTGATAACCGGGCTTACCAGATGAGGAATATGATTGTATGGTGTAAGTTCCACCATTTTAGGATCAATCAATAAAAGTTTCACTTCATCTGGTGTACTTTTATACAACAAACTCATAATGATAGAGTTTACACAAACACTTTTTCCGGATCCCGTTGCACCTGCAATCAATCCGTGCGGCATTTTCTGCAAATCCAACACGACAGGTTGACCTGAGATATCCAAACCTAAAGCTACCGTCAATGGAGAATTATTCTGGATAAAAGATGGATGTCGAATAATTTCTCTTATAAATACTGGCTTGCTTACACGATTCGGTACTTCTATTCCTATCGTGTTTTTCCCTGGAATAGGCGCCTCCATCCGGATATCCCGGGCAGACAGACTCAATTTAATGTCGTCACTTAAATTGGTGATTTTGTTTACCTTTACTCCAGGCTCAGGTTGTACTTCGAATTGGGTAACAGATGGACCTTGTGTTGCTTTTACCACTTTGGCACCGACCCTAAAATGGTGTAATGTCTCGTCCAGCAATTGCTTTTGCGCTTCTACCCAGTCCTGATCTCCCTGAGAATGCTGTGGTGGGATGGCAAGCATCGTAATTGGCGGTTTTCTGAAAAAAGGTTGTGTCGTTTCCTCTTTGGACATCATTTGCTGTTTTCTTTCTAATGAACGTTTATCCTGTTTAAGCATAATGACATTAAACGGTATATTCTGTTTGGAGGAAGAATCCTTTTTTTGAGTTACTTCAGCTTTAGGAGTTTCTATCCGCTCCTCTTTAGGCTCGCTGTAATCTAGAGTTGCTGCGGATTCCTGTTCATAAGCAGAAACATCCTCTTCCACTTCGTTAACTTCAACAATTTCTTCTTTTACATCAATTGCTTTTACTTCTTCTATTTCTTCTTCCAATTGTTCTTCGTTAATAACTCTGTCTATCAATGAGGTTATTGGATTTTCACTTTCCAAGCTCTCTCCTGAAGATTCGTTTTCTTCTTCTAGTAACTCATCACTAAAAGCCTGTACCTTTAATTCATCTTTGTTCGTAATTTCTTCAAAGTTTGCACTAGAGTATCCCTCAAGTGGGTTTAATTCCACTATCTCATTAGAAATTGATTCTTTACTCAGCAGCTCGATCTCAGGTATATATTCTTCTTTCTTTTCCGGAAACGGACGTGGTTTGTATCCATAAATAGGGGACACCACTTCTGTAGGATGGAAAGGTTGTTTATTTTTATTGGTTACTTTTTCAAAAGCTCTAGGCGTGCTTTTCTTTATTGTAGGTTCTTGTTTTTTCACCGGCTCTTCTGTCGGTTTTTCTTTTTTTACTTTTATAGTTTCAGGCTTTTTTTGTTCTGTTGGTTTACTAGATTGATGGGCTTTTGACTGTTTTCTTTTTTCCTGTCTCAGCTGTTGTTCTTGTTTACCTTCATCTGGTATTAAGGGAAAGCGAAATTTCCCTGTAGGATACTGATAAGCCACTTTGGCTGTTGGTTGTTTTTGTTTATTTTCCGGTTTCTTAGCGTAATCTTGCTCAATGGTTGTTTCTTCCTCATCACTTAGCTGAGCAAACAGCTTTTTAAACCAGTTCACATTCATCACACACTTTCTTTGTTGTTCGTAACCTGTTCTATTAACAGGTTCAGTAGCCAAAAAACCACTAGAGATCGTCTAGTGGTGAAAATAAATAGGCATCTACGAGTTAACCTGAAAACGGTTGTCCCGCTTCATATTTCCCAGCTTCTAAAACAAGGATGCCTTTTTCAGTCGGGGCATTCGGAAGGTCGAGTTCTTTCGCAGAACAAATCATTCCGGAAGATTCAACGCCTCTCAGTTCTGCATCTCTAATGACAAGTCCACTAGGCATCACTGCTCCAACCTTTGCCACTACGACATATTGTCCACTATCTACATTTGGGGCACCACAAACAATCTGAAGCACTTCTGTTCCTACATCCACTTTACATACGCTTAGTTTGTCTGCATTTGGATGTTTCTCTTTTTCCGTCACATGTCCTACGACAAATTTTGGGCTGAGGTCGGGATTAAGTGTTTCCTTTACGCCATTTTCGTTCAAAGCATTATTAAGTTCTGCAATCAGGTCTTCTGTCAGGTTGACTGGGCCTTTAAAGTCGTTGACTGCTACATATTTGGATGCGTTGAAAAGGTTGTATCCTGCTATTTCTTTTGTTTCTTTATCTATAATCTTCGCAATGTCTCCGTTTTTTTCTACCATTCGATTGTTTAAATTGATTTCTTTTATGTAGATTAGTAGTGTGTCGCCTATTCCTTCTTGGTTATAGTACACGTTAATGGTCATTTTTTTCTTCCTTTCTATTAGTAAGTTAAGAGTAGCTCTGACATCCAGTTTCCTTGCGTTTCAGGTGTTCGCTTTCCGCGGGAAGGTGATTGAGCCTCCTCACAACACTTCAGGGGTCTCAACCAACCTTTTCTCCCCCGCTGGAGTCTCACACCTTGCACTTCAGTCAACTGGAGAAAATTTTTTATTTATTTTTTTTGTTGTCTTTTCCCAGGATGAATATTGGTTCTAATTCGCCTTCTTCATATAAGAAGGAGAGCGCGGTGATTGGAATTTTTCCGTTTACGAAAAAGCTCATGGTCAGTTCGGCAAGAATATCATAGCCTACTTCGTTTTGAATATCTGAAAGTATCAACACATCCTGATGCGGAACTGATATAGTCATCGTCCCGGATACTTGTTTTTTAAACGAATCTAAGAAAGAGTCGTTTAATATTCTGCTTGCGTCGTACCCATCATTGGAACGGACAAAATAAAAGGTATTTCCCGCGACCACATCTTCTTTCATAGTTGTCGGAAGCGATCTAACATTAAACATGGCCATTTCTTTGATGGTATTCTTCGTTAAATTCTCTCTTTGAAGAAGTTGCTCATCAATCAACTTATAGGACTTTCCTAAATCTACCGCGTAGTAAATCCTAGTTTCCGCTGTATGCTCATCATATACCAATGGAATGTCATTACTTGTCGTTGGAAATGAAGTAGAGCGAATAACAGGATAGATATGGCGTTCCGCACCATTCAATTGAACAGGCATTTTCATGCTTGTTAAAGCTTCTTTGACATAATACACATATTCTTCAATTGCATTTATATCATTTGTTTGTTCGTATTTCGATAGCACACCTTGTAGTGAGATAGAGATTCCCTTTTTTGTTTCCTTATCTTCAACCCGTAAAGATTCATTTTCTCGGTCATATGTAAATACCCAGTTTGGATGGGATAATTTCTCTTCCAATAATCTTTTAATTTTAAGTACTGTCATTTTTCCCATGAGGAACAATCCTTTCTCTCCATTGCTTACCCTTTATTGTACAACAAATCATTGAAAGAATGTAATTGTCGAAGTCTGTTTTATTAAAAGAAGTCTAACATGTCATCTTCCAACTTCATTTTCACTACACATAGACTTCATACCCCTTTCTACCTTCCATTTATCCTCCAAAAGGCCTGACATGATTGGATAAAAGCTGAAACATTGTACTCAAATTGGCATCCTTTATTCTTTTAGGAATAGTGAGGCTAGTAGATTTTGCTTGTTTTTTCAAGGAGTGTCAAATATTGAAGCCTGCTAGGACATTTCCACTATTAACCACTACCTGTTAAATAATGACTATTTTTAACGATAAACCTTACTACATAGAATTATTTTACAATTTTACTTCGTTTTGTAACTTTTTATCCAACCTCTACCAATTCCCTATAATGAAAAACCTGTCTCAAACTAACGGACTATTTTTAGAATATTCTGATACTTTTCTTCTTATTTCGACACTATTCTTCTACACACTTTATTAATCTTTAATTGTCACCGAGATACTCCTACATAGCGCAAGACCCTACCTCCCCTAGTGGCAGGTGGATACTTTCTAAATGAAAAGGGGGGAAATTCATCGGTTTTTTTGTATTTAATTTTAAAGGAGGATGTTGAATGAGTAGGAAGAACAAGCGTAATTTTGCTAGAGTATTCAGTATCATTATGTGTTTATTACTGATCGCCCCAAGCTTTATCCCTGGTACAGCTTCTGCACAAGGGAACAAAGCTTCCGTCTCTTTGGGTGAATCTAAAGAAGTGATGGCAAGTAAAATAACGGATCGCTTATCGACACAGTTTTCTAAAGATGGGGAAAAAGTTACCTTCCTTATCAAATTTAAAGAACAGGTAGATACGCAGGCAGTGGCTGCTAAAGCTGTGGAAACAGCAAAGGCTCAGAAAGCTTCTGCTGGACAAGAAAAACTGATGAAACGTAATGCTGTTGTCTCTGAGTTAAGAGCAACATCAATCGAAACCCAAGCAAATGTAAAAGAGTATCTTGAAAAAGCGGTAGCAGATGGAAAAGCAAAGGACATTCAATCCTTCTATGTAGTAAACGGTATGGCCGTTACTGCTACGAAAGAAGTAATGGAAGAGCTTGCTAGATTCCCAGAAATTGAAAAGCTACTACCAAACGAAGTACGTCAGTTGGATCCGGCGGCAGAAGCAGCTGCTACAACTGAAATAGAAGTAGAAGAAAAGCCTGCTGCAGGTCTTGAAAACATCGAGTGGGGCGTTGCTCAAATCGGTGCACCTCAAGCATGGGAAATGGGTGTTGACGGTCAAGGGACTGTAGTGGCGAGCATTGATACTGGTGTTCAGTATGATCACCCGGCCTTAATGGAAAAATATCGCGGCTATAATAGTGGTAGTGTGGATCATGAGTACAACTGGTTTGATGCTACTCCTGCAAACCAATCCACTCCTTACGATGATGACGGTCACGGTACGCACGTAACTGGTACGATGGTCGGTTCTGAGCCGAATGGATCTAACCAAGTAGGGGTTGCTCCTGGAGCAAAATGGATCGGAGTTAAAGCCTTTACTCCATCCGGTGGTACGGATGTTGCCCTTCTTGCAGCTGGTGAATGGATCCTAGCTCCAAAAGATGCTAGCGGAACTCCAAACCCTGCAATGGCTCCGGACGTTGTGAACAACTCATGGGGCGGCGGACCTGGTTTAGATGAGTGGTATCGTCCAATGGTTCAAGCATGGGTCGCAGCGGATATTTTCCCTGCATTCGCAGCTGGAAATACGCGTATTGGAAACCCTGGTGGTCCTGGATCTGTTTCCACTCCTGGTAACTATCCAGAATCTTTTGCAACTGGTGCAACAGATGTAAATATGAACCTTGCAAGCTTCTCTTTACAAGGTCCATCTCCTTACGATGAAATCAAGCCTGAAGTGTCCGCACCTGGTGTTGGAATCCGTTCTTCCTTCCCTGGAAACGAGTATGGTGCTGCTAGCGGAACTTCCATGGCAAGCCCACATGTAGCCGGTGTGGTTGCGTTACTAAAGCAGGTTAACTCTAACCTGACTGTTTCAGACATTGAGGAAATCTTGATGACAACTGCAACGGAAAGAACAGATTCCAATTTCCCTGATTCTCCAAACAACGGATATGGACACGGTATCGTCAATGCATTTGATGCTGTATCTTCCATCATTTCCGGTCTTGGAAAAATCAAAGGGCAAGTTGCAAAGGATGGAGAAGATAGCGAAGCTCCAACTTTTGAGCATACAGCACCTGCTGAAACTTATGCTGGCATGAATCTTCCTTTAAGCATTCATGTTCAGGATAATGTAAGTATTTCTTCTGTTACTCTTCAATACCAAAATGCTGATGGTGAGTGGGTAGACCTTGCTGCAGATCGTGCTTCTGGATCTTACAATGACGCTACTTATACAGCATCCATCCCTGGTGAAGATATTGCAGAACCTTCCGTATCTTATCGCTTTCACATTGTTGACTTCGGTGGCAACGAAGTCACATCTGATACGTACGAAGTAAGCGTTCAACCTGGTATTACACTTGGATACTCTACTGATTTTGAATCAGATCCAGTGGGCTGGTACTCTTTCGGAGCTAATGACGTTTGGGAATGGGGTGTACCAACAAGTGGCCCTGAATCCGCAAACTCAGGCGAGAAAGTATTTGCGACAAATCTGGCGGATAACTATGGTAACAGTGCAAACATGACACTAGTAATGCCTCCTGTTGATCTTCCTGCTGACAGCCCGGCATACTTGCAGTTCATGAACTGGCATAACCTTGAAACTCGCTATGATTTTGGGCATGTGTTTGTATCGACAGACCAAGAAAACTGGACTCAGCTACTGCGCTTTGACGGTACAACGACAGAATGGCAAGCACGTGAAGTCGATCTTTCCGAATATGCTGGACAGCGAATCTATATCGGCTTCAATGTAACAACTGACGGAAGCGTCGTACGACCTGGCTGGTACATTGACGATGTAGCATTATCTGCAGAATCTAATGCAACAGAGTCTGCTTCCACTCAACTTGAAGTAACGAAAGAAGAGAAAGTGGAAGCAAAAGCGGAGCAAGTAAATCCTGATAAAATTCATCCGGTTGCTACTCCTGAAAAAGAAGAAGCTGTGAAAGATGAGGTTAACCCGGCGGCACTTCCATTACATGCACAAGTGACTGTATTGGAAACAAACCGCTCTGTTAACACAAATCCTGCGAACGGCTATTACGAGCTTTTACATGCAGCAGGCACATTCACAGTACAAGCGGAAGCTTATGGATATCATCCTGCACAACAAACAGTTGACATCCCTGCAGACGGTGAGGCGACTGCAAACTTCGTATTAGACGAAATTGCACAAGGAACCGTTACTGGTACTGTAACTAACAGCGCTACAGGTGAACCTGTTGCCAACGCTACATTGATGCTTGTTGAGGATGCAGCTATTGCCCCTGTAACAACAGATGAAAACGGAAACTTCTCTATCACTGCTTATGAAGGCGACTATACTCTACGTATCATGGCTCCTTCTTATTACAGTGAAACTATGGAGATATCCATTGAAGGAGATGCTACAACAGAACTTGACATCGAATTACGCCCATTCATCGGATACCCTGGTGAAATCGGCTATGACGATGGTACTGCTGAGAATGCTCGTGCATTCTATGATGCTGGAAACGGTTGGGCAGTAAAAATGTCCTTACCTGAAGGTCAAAACAGTGCGCTTGTCACTGGTGGATTATTCCGATTCTGGGATACTACATGGCCAGATCCTGGTGGGACAGACTTTAAAGTAGAGGTTTGGGATGCATCTGGCGCTGATGGAGCACCTGGATCTAAGCTTGCTGGACCATTTGATGGAACGGCTCTTCGCACAGGCGAATGGACAACAGTTGACTTAGCTGAGCATGGAATTATCGTAGAACAAGACTTCTACATGGTTTACATCCAGTCTCAACCAAATCCGAATGCGCCTGGACTTGGAACTGATGAAGATGGACCAAACGCTGGCCGCAGCTGGCAATATGTAGGTGGTGCATGGTCTCCTGCTCCTGAAGAAGAAGGGAACTATATGATCCGTGCTTTGGTTAATTTTGAAGTAACAGCACCTACTATTACTTCACCTGCTGATGGAACTTACACAAATGAATCGACTGTAACGGTGGAAGGTAACGCATCCCCGACAACGACGGTTCATGTATTGAACAACGGCGAAGAAGTGGCAACTGCTACAGCTTCTGAAGAAGGAACATTTGCATTGGATATTGAGCTTGCTAACGGAGAAAACGTGTTAACAGCTAAATCCTCTACTGAAACAGGCGAGACAGAAGAATCTGCACCTGTAACAGTTGTTCTTGATCAAGCTAAACCAGAGCTTGCCATTACAAGCCCTGAAGATGGTTCCAAAACGAACCGTGAAACGGTTACCGTAACAGGAACAGTAGCAGATGAAAACCTTGATTTTGTAAAAGTCAATGGAAAGAAAGCTTCTGTTGAAGATGGCACTTACTCTCTAAGAGTAATGCTTGAAAATGGAGAAAATAACATTCGTGTTGTTGCTCAGGATTTAGCTGGCAACCGTAAAAGACAAGATGTAACGGTATATGCTAACTACGTTGCGCCTGAGATCTCTAACCTTAAGCCAGAAGAAGATAAGCACTTAAGTGCCGGTGAATCTGTGAAGATTGAATTTAACAGTGAAGAAGGCCTACGTGCAACATTCTCTATCCGTATGCCATTAACAAATGCTTCCATGATGATGCAAGGAAACGACGTAAACAATGCAGTCAGCAATGCAGTGGAACTTCCATTGATGGAACAATCTCCTGGCTATTATGTAGGATATTGGACTGCTACTTCTAGCGTCGTGGCAAGTGGAGCAGAAATCGAGGTTAAAGTAGCGGATGACTTCGGTAATGTGACTCGTGCTATTGCAGACGGTAAGCTGTTCATCAATGATGAAAATGATGGTAGTAAAAAAGGTAAAAAGAAAAAGAAAAAGAATAACTAGGTAAATGAGAAGGAGCAGGCATCCACGGGACACCGTGATTGCCTGCTCCTTTGTAAATTATAACGAAGCAACAAATGCCTCAATCTCTTCTTGCGTTTTGCGGTCTTTGCTTACAAAACGACCTGCTTCTTCTCCATTTTTAAAACCAACAAAGCTTGGAATTCCAAATACGCTCAATTCAGCACAAAGATCAATAAACTCATCTCTATCCACGTAAATAAACGTATATTCCTTAAACTTTTCCATGATTTCAGGCAAGACTGGCTCGATGACGCGGCAGTCCGGACACCAATCTGCAGAAAACATAAACACCACATTTTTCTCACTTTTCAATTGGTTGAATTGCTCTAAGGATTGTAGCTTTTCCATCAACATATCACCCTCCGATATTTATTTTCATATCGCCTTCTTTAATGAAAGCTTTCTTTCTCATCCATTCTGATATTGCTAAACTTACCACAGCAGGACCTAAAATGTGAAGTAACAAGACTTTAATAAGAACAGAGACAGAGAACCCCATAGCCGTAAAAGTCA
This window of the Sutcliffiella horikoshii genome carries:
- the ytpR gene encoding YtpR family tRNA-binding protein, with product MNVYYNQEGIGDTLLIYIKEINLNNRMVEKNGDIAKIIDKETKEIAGYNLFNASKYVAVNDFKGPVNLTEDLIAELNNALNENGVKETLNPDLSPKFVVGHVTEKEKHPNADKLSVCKVDVGTEVLQIVCGAPNVDSGQYVVVAKVGAVMPSGLVIRDAELRGVESSGMICSAKELDLPNAPTEKGILVLEAGKYEAGQPFSG
- a CDS encoding S8 family peptidase translates to MSRKNKRNFARVFSIIMCLLLIAPSFIPGTASAQGNKASVSLGESKEVMASKITDRLSTQFSKDGEKVTFLIKFKEQVDTQAVAAKAVETAKAQKASAGQEKLMKRNAVVSELRATSIETQANVKEYLEKAVADGKAKDIQSFYVVNGMAVTATKEVMEELARFPEIEKLLPNEVRQLDPAAEAAATTEIEVEEKPAAGLENIEWGVAQIGAPQAWEMGVDGQGTVVASIDTGVQYDHPALMEKYRGYNSGSVDHEYNWFDATPANQSTPYDDDGHGTHVTGTMVGSEPNGSNQVGVAPGAKWIGVKAFTPSGGTDVALLAAGEWILAPKDASGTPNPAMAPDVVNNSWGGGPGLDEWYRPMVQAWVAADIFPAFAAGNTRIGNPGGPGSVSTPGNYPESFATGATDVNMNLASFSLQGPSPYDEIKPEVSAPGVGIRSSFPGNEYGAASGTSMASPHVAGVVALLKQVNSNLTVSDIEEILMTTATERTDSNFPDSPNNGYGHGIVNAFDAVSSIISGLGKIKGQVAKDGEDSEAPTFEHTAPAETYAGMNLPLSIHVQDNVSISSVTLQYQNADGEWVDLAADRASGSYNDATYTASIPGEDIAEPSVSYRFHIVDFGGNEVTSDTYEVSVQPGITLGYSTDFESDPVGWYSFGANDVWEWGVPTSGPESANSGEKVFATNLADNYGNSANMTLVMPPVDLPADSPAYLQFMNWHNLETRYDFGHVFVSTDQENWTQLLRFDGTTTEWQAREVDLSEYAGQRIYIGFNVTTDGSVVRPGWYIDDVALSAESNATESASTQLEVTKEEKVEAKAEQVNPDKIHPVATPEKEEAVKDEVNPAALPLHAQVTVLETNRSVNTNPANGYYELLHAAGTFTVQAEAYGYHPAQQTVDIPADGEATANFVLDEIAQGTVTGTVTNSATGEPVANATLMLVEDAAIAPVTTDENGNFSITAYEGDYTLRIMAPSYYSETMEISIEGDATTELDIELRPFIGYPGEIGYDDGTAENARAFYDAGNGWAVKMSLPEGQNSALVTGGLFRFWDTTWPDPGGTDFKVEVWDASGADGAPGSKLAGPFDGTALRTGEWTTVDLAEHGIIVEQDFYMVYIQSQPNPNAPGLGTDEDGPNAGRSWQYVGGAWSPAPEEEGNYMIRALVNFEVTAPTITSPADGTYTNESTVTVEGNASPTTTVHVLNNGEEVATATASEEGTFALDIELANGENVLTAKSSTETGETEESAPVTVVLDQAKPELAITSPEDGSKTNRETVTVTGTVADENLDFVKVNGKKASVEDGTYSLRVMLENGENNIRVVAQDLAGNRKRQDVTVYANYVAPEISNLKPEEDKHLSAGESVKIEFNSEEGLRATFSIRMPLTNASMMMQGNDVNNAVSNAVELPLMEQSPGYYVGYWTATSSVVASGAEIEVKVADDFGNVTRAIADGKLFINDENDGSKKGKKKKKKNN
- a CDS encoding nicotinate phosphoribosyltransferase, whose product is MKEIELKLQGKIKRLTNRTFKFDERVKEGWFSAVYFLKTREIVRAFKPDNIVTMQFFQKNHAVLCGTDEVIALIKTFADDPESLEIYSLKDGDKIAPFETVLTITGPYQNFGFLEGVIDGILARRTSVSTNVYNVVKAAGQKPVIFMGDRDDHYTQQAGDGYAAHIGGSTAQATHAMNEWWGKKGMGTMPHALIQLFNGDVVEASKAYHAKFPEDDLLVLVDYNNDVITDALKVAREFGDKLKGVRVDTSRTMIDQHFIRHQDVLGTFDPRGVNAPLVFALREALDNEGFQHVKIVVSGGFSEQRIREFEEQHVPVDIYGVGGSLLKIHIGFTGDNVVLNGEPQAKAGRKYRFNERLEKVD
- a CDS encoding DUF1444 domain-containing protein, giving the protein MGKMTVLKIKRLLEEKLSHPNWVFTYDRENESLRVEDKETKKGISISLQGVLSKYEQTNDINAIEEYVYYVKEALTSMKMPVQLNGAERHIYPVIRSTSFPTTSNDIPLVYDEHTAETRIYYAVDLGKSYKLIDEQLLQRENLTKNTIKEMAMFNVRSLPTTMKEDVVAGNTFYFVRSNDGYDASRILNDSFLDSFKKQVSGTMTISVPHQDVLILSDIQNEVGYDILAELTMSFFVNGKIPITALSFLYEEGELEPIFILGKDNKKNK
- a CDS encoding DNA translocase FtsK — encoded protein: MNVNWFKKLFAQLSDEEETTIEQDYAKKPENKQKQPTAKVAYQYPTGKFRFPLIPDEGKQEQQLRQEKRKQSKAHQSSKPTEQKKPETIKVKKEKPTEEPVKKQEPTIKKSTPRAFEKVTNKNKQPFHPTEVVSPIYGYKPRPFPEKKEEYIPEIELLSKESISNEIVELNPLEGYSSANFEEITNKDELKVQAFSDELLEEENESSGESLESENPITSLIDRVINEEQLEEEIEEVKAIDVKEEIVEVNEVEEDVSAYEQESAATLDYSEPKEERIETPKAEVTQKKDSSSKQNIPFNVIMLKQDKRSLERKQQMMSKEETTQPFFRKPPITMLAIPPQHSQGDQDWVEAQKQLLDETLHHFRVGAKVVKATQGPSVTQFEVQPEPGVKVNKITNLSDDIKLSLSARDIRMEAPIPGKNTIGIEVPNRVSKPVFIREIIRHPSFIQNNSPLTVALGLDISGQPVVLDLQKMPHGLIAGATGSGKSVCVNSIIMSLLYKSTPDEVKLLLIDPKMVELTPYNHIPHLVSPVITDVKAATAALKWAVEEMERRYELFVHAGVRDIGKYNETAKKHNQETLPYMVIIIDELADLMMVAPSDVEEAICRIAQKARACGMHLLIATQRPSVDVITGLIKANIPTRIAFSVSSQVDSRTIIDIGGAERLLGRGDMLLLENGAPKPIRVQGNFVSDEEIERAVNHVRKEQKPNYLFEQSELLKESTIQDEDELFLEACQYVIDQNGASTSSLQRRFRIGYNRAARLMEMMEDHGVISGPKGSKPRDVLVSEEELVSMQDSDY
- a CDS encoding thioredoxin family protein is translated as MEKLQSLEQFNQLKSEKNVVFMFSADWCPDCRVIEPVLPEIMEKFKEYTFIYVDRDEFIDLCAELSVFGIPSFVGFKNGEEAGRFVSKDRKTQEEIEAFVASL